The Streptomyces sp. HUAS MG91 sequence GCGCGCTCGTGTAACCGCCCTCCTGGAGCACGCGGACGGTGCGCGGGTCGGCGCCGTCGCCCTCGTGCCAGCCGTCGGTGCCCGCGCTGTCGACCTCGACGATGCCGTCGAGCCCGGCCTCCTCGACATGGCGGCGGAAGACGTGCTCGGCCATGGGCGAGCGGCAGATGTTGCCGGTGCAGACGAAACAGACGCGGAAGGGTGTCGTGGTCATGGCGGCGGCTCAGTCCTCGTCGGGCAGGACGAGGTTCAGCGCCCAGGAGACGATCGAGATGATCAGTCCGCCGAGGACCGCGGTCCACAGTCCGTCCACGTGGAAGCTGAGGTCCAGCTTCCCGGCCAGCCACGAGGTCAGCAGCAGCATCAGGGCGTTCACGATCAGCGTGATCAGGCCCAGCGTGAGGATGAAGAGCGGGAAGGTCAGCACCTTCACGATCGGCTTCACGATGAAGTTGACCAGGCCGAAGAGGAGTGCGACGACGACCAGCGTGCCGATCTTCTTGGGCGTGCTGTCCCCGGTCAGCGTGATCTTGTCGAGCACCCAGACGGCCACGGCCAGGGCGCCCGCGTTGGCGATCGTCTTGACTACGAAATTCATCATGTGTCTGATCGTGGCAGACGACACCGGTGACACGGCCGGCGACGAGTGTGAACAGTGGGGACGACGAGGGCGATGAAGGCATTCCGGCTGGACGAACTGGAGGCGGAGCGCGCCGCCAACGACGGCGCGTACCTGCAGTTCCTGCGTGAACGGAACATGTCGGTCGGGCTCTACGCGCTGGACGCGGGGGAGCACGACCCGCAGCAGCCGCACCAGCAGGACGAGGTCTACCTGGTGGTCAGCGGCCGCGCCTCGATCACCGTGGGCATGGAGACCACGCAGGTCGGACGGGGCAGCGTCGTCTACGTCCCGGCCGGCGTCGCCCACAAGTTCCACCACATCAGCGAGGACCTGAGGGTGCTCGTGGTCTTCTCCCCTCCGGAGGGCTGACCGCGGACCCGGGGGTTCCCTAAGGGTCGGGTCAGGGGAGGACAAGGGCTCGCGGGCCCCCGTTCGCGGGTCCGGCGTGCCAGCATTCATGGCAGGAAGACAGCAGCGTCCCGACGTGGGGCCTCGGAGGGGTCCCGGCTCGGGACACGGAGAAGGAGCGATGGCGATGCGGGAGATATTCGCGGGCATGCCGTGGTGGGTGAAGTGGGTCGCGGTGCCGGTCATCGCCCTGGTCGTGTTCGGCGGGCTGATCGCCAGCGTCGTCGGCTTCGTGGTCTGGCTGCTCTTCAAGGTGCTGATCTTCGCCGCGCTGGTCGGCGGACTGATCTATCTCGTACGGCGGTTCATGGCGGGCTCCTCGTCCTCGCGAGGCAGCGACTGGTGATCGCGGGGCACGTCCTCGCGCGGTGAACCGGTTCGCACGACCGGGGGAAGTTTCGGTTCCGGGCCCGACCAGGCGGTGGCCAAGGGCTAAAGTCCAGAATCCGACTGCTTTGCCCCCGTGAGCCCCGGATACGCGGGGGGACCCATGCGCACCGGGAGTACACCTTGGCCACGGCTGATCCCGCACCCGCCACCCCGCAGACGACGCTCATCGGCTCCGTCCAGAGAGCGATGCGTCTGCTCGAAGCGGTCGCCTCGCACGACGAGGGGGCGCCCGCCAAGCAGCTCGCGAGGGAGGCGGGCCTCGCCCTGCCCACGGCTTACCACCTGCTGCGCACGCTCACCCACGAGGGATACCTCCGCAAGGAGAAGGGCGTCTTCGTCTTCGGCGACGCAACCGAGCGTCTGAGCAGCAGCGGAGCGCAGCAGAAACGTCGCAGCATGATCATCGAGGCGATGGAGCACTGGCGCGACACGCTGGGCGTGCCGGTCTACTTCGCGGTCTACCGCGACGGCGAGATCGAGGTCGTCGCGGTCGCCGACACTCCGGCCAGTCCGGCCGTCGAGGAATGGGCCGACTTCCGTGAGACGGGCCATGCCCACGCCGTGGGCCAGTGCCTGCTCTCCCAGCTCGGCGAGGCCGCGCGCAGGGACCATCTCGACCGCTATCCCGTCTCCTCCCTCACCCCCTACTCGCCGCGCGACGACGTCGCTCTCCTGCGGAAACTCGGTGCGCTTGAGCGCATGGAGCCGGTCGTGGAGCGGCAGGAGTACGCGCTCGGCTCGGCCTGCGCCGCGTTCCCGATCACTGTCGGTTCCACCGCCGCGACGTTGGCCATTTCTCTCCCTTCCCATCAGTTCGAGAAGCTGCTTCCCGCGGCCCGTCAGTTGCAGAGCGAGATCGGCAGGCTGGTAGGGACACTCGCCTTCTCTATCAGCATCTGAAAACTCACTCCTTGTGATCCCCCGTGTACGTTGAGCAAGATGCCAGCAGTGTCAGGAAGGTCATTCCTGGCCAATCGACGGCAAGTTGACGGGGTAGGCGATGCGCGAGTCGGTACAAGCAGTCCAGGCAGAAGTCATGATGAGCTTCCTCGTCTCCGAGGAGCTCGCTTTCCGTATTCCGGTGGAGCTCCGATACGAGTCCACCGATCCGTACGCGGTGCGGCTGACCTTCCATCTCCCAGGTGACGCGCCCGTGACCTGGGCGTTCGGCCGAGAGCTCCTCGTCGACGGGGTCAACGGCGCGACCGGCGACGGCGATGTGCGGGTCTCCCCCGTGGAGCCGGCGGGCGGTGGGGTCACCACCGAGCTGCCCGGCGAGGTCCACATCAGGCTCCAGGTCGGCAGCGATCAGGCGCTGTTCCGGGCCGGGGTCGCGCCGATCATCGCCTTCCTCGACCGCACCGACAAGCTGGTGCCGCTCGGTCACGAGCAGGCGCTCGCCGACTTCGAGGCCGACCTCGACGAGGCGCTCGACCGGATCCTGGCCGAGGAGCAGAGCGCCGGCTGACTCCCCCTCGCCTGGCCTCGACGACCTCGACGGAACGCTTCAGCAGCGCGGTGCACCCGAGCAGTACCGCGCTCACACCTTGCGTCGTCGGCCTCTGCCACCGCGTGCAGGAGCGGTTCCGGCAGGGGCCTGGGGGCCCGGGCGGTCGGCGGAGACCACCAGGGCGGCCAGCGCCGTCGTCACCGGCACGGAGGCGACCAGGCCGATCGAGCCGACCAGCGTGCGGACGATCTCCTCGGCCACCAGCTCGCTGTTGGCCACGTCCGACACGCTGCTCTGCGCGATCGAGAACAGCAGCAGCAGCGGCAGCGCCGCGCCCGCGTACGCCAGGACCAGGGTGTTGACGACCGACGCGATGTGGTCGCGGCCGATCCGGATGCCCGCGCGGTACAGTCCCCGCCAGCCCATCGACGGGTTGGCCTCGTGCAGTTCCCAGACCGCCGAGGTCTGGGTGACCGTCACGTCGTCGAGCACCCCGAGCGAGCCGATGATGACGCCGGCCAGCAGCAGGCCGCTCATGTCGATGTGCGGATACAGCCCGTGGATCAGACCGGTGTTGTCGTCCGTGTTGCCGGTCAGCGCGGCCCAGCCGATGAAGAGCGAGCCCAGCAGACCGATGAGCACCAGGGAGACCAGGGTGCCCAGGACGGCGACGGAGGTTCTCGCCGACAGACCGTGGCACATGTAGAGCGCGATCAGCATGATGGCGCTGGCCCCGACGACCGCCACCACCAGGGGATTCGAGCCCTGGAGGATCGCGGGCAGGATGAACAGCGTCAGCACCCCGAAGCTGACCGCGAGCGCGACCAGCGCCATGACGCCCCGCATACGGCCGACCAGCACCACGGCCAGGGCGAAGATCCCGGCCAGCAGCACCATCGGGATCTTGCGGTTCACATCGGTGACCGAGTACTGCAGATTCTCCGGGGCGTCCGGCGCGTAGGCAACGATCACCTTCTGGCCCTGGTGCAACTGGCGCGGCGAGTCCGGCTGGACCACCTCCGTGAACGTACGGCCCTTGTCCTTGCCGGTGTCGATGCGGATCGTCGCGTTCTCGCAGGTGCCGCGGGCCTGTTGCTGCGCGGCGGAGCCCTCGGCCGTGGAGGTGTCGCCGGTCGGGGTGTCCCCCGAGGCGTTCACGGACGCGCAGGGGACCTTCTCGACCTGGGCCACCGTGGCCTGCTGCGTCTGGCGGTCGAAGCCGACTCCGGTGCGCTCGTGGGGCGGTGCGCCGCCGGGCCACAGCACCGCGAGCCCCACCACCACCGCGACGGAGAACGGGATCA is a genomic window containing:
- a CDS encoding phage holin family protein, producing MMNFVVKTIANAGALAVAVWVLDKITLTGDSTPKKIGTLVVVALLFGLVNFIVKPIVKVLTFPLFILTLGLITLIVNALMLLLTSWLAGKLDLSFHVDGLWTAVLGGLIISIVSWALNLVLPDED
- a CDS encoding cupin domain-containing protein; amino-acid sequence: MKAFRLDELEAERAANDGAYLQFLRERNMSVGLYALDAGEHDPQQPHQQDEVYLVVSGRASITVGMETTQVGRGSVVYVPAGVAHKFHHISEDLRVLVVFSPPEG
- a CDS encoding DUF5326 family protein, producing the protein MREIFAGMPWWVKWVAVPVIALVVFGGLIASVVGFVVWLLFKVLIFAALVGGLIYLVRRFMAGSSSSRGSDW
- a CDS encoding helix-turn-helix domain-containing protein, with translation MATADPAPATPQTTLIGSVQRAMRLLEAVASHDEGAPAKQLAREAGLALPTAYHLLRTLTHEGYLRKEKGVFVFGDATERLSSSGAQQKRRSMIIEAMEHWRDTLGVPVYFAVYRDGEIEVVAVADTPASPAVEEWADFRETGHAHAVGQCLLSQLGEAARRDHLDRYPVSSLTPYSPRDDVALLRKLGALERMEPVVERQEYALGSACAAFPITVGSTAATLAISLPSHQFEKLLPAARQLQSEIGRLVGTLAFSISI
- a CDS encoding SsgA family sporulation/cell division regulator, which produces MRESVQAVQAEVMMSFLVSEELAFRIPVELRYESTDPYAVRLTFHLPGDAPVTWAFGRELLVDGVNGATGDGDVRVSPVEPAGGGVTTELPGEVHIRLQVGSDQALFRAGVAPIIAFLDRTDKLVPLGHEQALADFEADLDEALDRILAEEQSAG
- a CDS encoding YibE/F family protein; amino-acid sequence: MTTTQQPPPPPQPPHGNGPSGEGHGHSHGHSHSHGPAAPVSRHLRKVIAAVLIPFSVAVVVGLAVLWPGGAPPHERTGVGFDRQTQQATVAQVEKVPCASVNASGDTPTGDTSTAEGSAAQQQARGTCENATIRIDTGKDKGRTFTEVVQPDSPRQLHQGQKVIVAYAPDAPENLQYSVTDVNRKIPMVLLAGIFALAVVLVGRMRGVMALVALAVSFGVLTLFILPAILQGSNPLVVAVVGASAIMLIALYMCHGLSARTSVAVLGTLVSLVLIGLLGSLFIGWAALTGNTDDNTGLIHGLYPHIDMSGLLLAGVIIGSLGVLDDVTVTQTSAVWELHEANPSMGWRGLYRAGIRIGRDHIASVVNTLVLAYAGAALPLLLLFSIAQSSVSDVANSELVAEEIVRTLVGSIGLVASVPVTTALAALVVSADRPGPQAPAGTAPARGGRGRRRKV